In the genome of Polaribacter atrinae, one region contains:
- a CDS encoding exo-beta-N-acetylmuramidase NamZ family protein: MKNLIILISLVLVSCSTKPTKEKETEVANIVAEKEEVKIIVAANQTAEYLHLLKGKKVGIVANQTSVIFKGETNVHLVDSLVALGVGVTKVFAPEHGFRGKADAGEHVEDGIDATTGLPIISLYGANRKPSHEHLKGLDVMLFDIQDVGVRFYTYISTLHNVMEVCAELNIPLIVLDRPNPNGHYIDGPMLKEEAKSFVGMHPVPTVYGMTIGEYGKMINGEKWLENGIQCDLTVISLKNYTHNSEYDLPILPSPNLPNAQSINLYPSLCFFEGTNVSAGRGTEMQFQIFGSPFLAKESFDFSFTPEPNFGAKHPKHKGEVCFGKDLRTYKKLSNLNLDWLIESYAHTSDKEKFFNKFFLKLAGTKELQKQIEVGLSSKEIKETWQNGLNKFKETREKYLIY; the protein is encoded by the coding sequence ATGAAAAATTTAATAATACTAATATCTCTTGTTTTAGTTTCCTGCAGTACTAAGCCAACCAAAGAAAAGGAAACAGAAGTAGCGAACATCGTAGCAGAAAAAGAAGAGGTTAAAATTATTGTTGCTGCCAATCAAACAGCTGAATATTTACATTTATTAAAAGGTAAAAAAGTAGGTATTGTTGCTAACCAAACAAGTGTTATATTTAAAGGAGAAACTAATGTACACCTTGTAGATTCTTTAGTTGCTTTGGGAGTAGGTGTTACTAAAGTTTTTGCTCCAGAACATGGTTTTAGAGGTAAGGCAGATGCGGGAGAACATGTTGAAGATGGTATTGATGCTACAACAGGTTTACCAATTATATCATTATACGGTGCAAATCGAAAGCCATCTCATGAACACTTAAAAGGTTTGGATGTAATGTTGTTTGACATTCAAGATGTTGGGGTGCGTTTCTACACCTATATTTCTACTTTACATAATGTTATGGAGGTTTGTGCAGAGTTAAATATTCCACTTATAGTACTAGACAGACCGAATCCTAATGGACATTATATTGATGGCCCTATGCTAAAAGAAGAAGCAAAAAGTTTTGTTGGGATGCATCCGGTTCCTACAGTTTATGGAATGACAATTGGCGAGTACGGAAAAATGATTAATGGCGAAAAATGGTTAGAAAATGGAATTCAATGTGATTTAACAGTAATTTCTTTAAAGAATTACACACATAATTCTGAGTATGATTTACCAATTTTACCATCACCAAATTTACCGAATGCTCAATCTATTAATTTGTATCCTAGTTTATGCTTTTTTGAAGGAACCAATGTAAGTGCAGGTAGAGGCACAGAAATGCAATTTCAAATTTTTGGTTCGCCTTTTTTAGCGAAGGAATCTTTTGATTTTAGTTTTACGCCAGAACCTAATTTTGGTGCAAAACATCCAAAGCACAAAGGTGAAGTTTGTTTTGGTAAAGATTTACGTACTTATAAAAAATTAAGCAATTTAAATTTAGATTGGCTTATAGAATCTTATGCGCATACGTCTGATAAAGAAAAGTTTTTTAATAAATTCTTTTTAAAGTTAGCAGGAACAAAAGAATTGCAAAAGCAAATTGAAGTAGGTTTATCTTCTAAAGAGATAAAAGAAACTTGGCAAAATGGCTTAAATAAATTTAAAGAAACAAGAGAGAAATATCTTATTTATTAA
- a CDS encoding M3 family metallopeptidase produces the protein MNPLLQDFNTPPFSKISNEDYKPAIKKGIEIAKAEIDEIINNTDVPTFENTTVALDFTGEKLNKITSIFFNLNSAETNDEIQKIAQEVSPWLSEFSNDITLNEALFKRVKSVFDSKETLDLTPEQTMLLEKQYKSFARNGANLKEADKIELRKIDAQLSKLSLKFGENVLAETNAFELHLTNEEDLAGLPESVKEAAKEVATSKDKEGYIFTLDYPSYIPFLTYADNRELRKKMAIAAGKKAFQDNEFNNEKIVLEIVNLRHQRANLLGYKTHAHFVLEERMAETPEKVIEFSNNLLEKAKPAALKEFGNLENFAKKLDGIDHLEKWDGSYYSEKLKKELFDLDQELLKPYFKLENVIDGVFEIANRLYDLKFEEVSNIDKYHEDVKTYNVTDTNGNFISVFYADFHPRKGKRNGAWMTSYKSQQIKNGINERPQVSIVCNFTKPTETKPSLLTFNEVTTLFHEFGHALHGMLANTTYNSLSGTSVSWDFVELPSQVLENWCFEKEALELFAKHYETGEVIPMKYVEKIKESASFHEGMQTLRQLSFGLLDMQWHGSESPQTITSIKEFENNAFANTKLYPDVAENCMSTAFSHIFQGGYSAGYYSYKWAEVLDADAFEYFLEEGIFNKEVATKFKDNVLSKGGTEKPMELYKRFRGKEPKPDALLKRAGLL, from the coding sequence ATGAATCCACTTTTACAAGATTTTAATACACCTCCTTTTTCTAAAATTTCTAATGAAGATTACAAACCTGCCATAAAAAAAGGGATTGAAATTGCCAAAGCAGAAATTGATGAAATTATAAACAATACTGATGTTCCTACTTTTGAAAACACAACCGTTGCGTTAGATTTTACAGGTGAAAAACTAAATAAAATTACGAGTATTTTCTTCAACTTAAACTCTGCAGAAACTAATGATGAGATTCAGAAAATTGCACAAGAAGTTTCTCCTTGGTTAAGTGAGTTTAGTAATGATATTACTTTAAACGAAGCTTTGTTTAAAAGAGTAAAATCGGTTTTTGATAGTAAAGAAACGTTAGATTTAACGCCAGAACAAACAATGCTTTTAGAAAAGCAGTACAAAAGTTTTGCAAGAAATGGTGCTAATTTAAAGGAAGCTGATAAAATTGAACTTCGTAAAATAGATGCTCAACTTTCTAAATTATCTTTAAAATTTGGAGAAAATGTATTGGCAGAAACCAATGCTTTTGAACTTCACTTAACAAATGAAGAAGATTTAGCTGGTTTACCAGAAAGTGTAAAAGAAGCAGCCAAAGAAGTGGCAACTTCTAAAGATAAAGAAGGATATATTTTTACCTTAGATTACCCAAGTTACATTCCTTTTTTAACCTATGCAGACAATAGAGAGTTGCGTAAAAAAATGGCAATTGCAGCTGGTAAAAAAGCTTTTCAAGACAATGAATTCAATAATGAAAAAATTGTTTTAGAAATTGTAAATCTTCGTCATCAAAGAGCTAATTTATTAGGTTATAAAACACATGCTCATTTTGTTTTAGAAGAAAGAATGGCAGAAACGCCAGAAAAAGTAATCGAATTTTCTAATAATCTTTTAGAAAAAGCAAAACCTGCTGCTTTAAAAGAGTTTGGAAACTTAGAAAACTTTGCTAAAAAATTAGACGGAATAGATCATCTTGAAAAATGGGATGGTTCTTACTATTCTGAGAAATTAAAGAAAGAATTATTCGATTTAGACCAAGAATTATTAAAACCTTATTTTAAATTAGAAAACGTAATTGATGGTGTTTTTGAAATTGCCAACAGATTATATGATTTAAAATTTGAAGAAGTATCTAACATCGACAAATATCACGAAGATGTTAAAACATATAATGTAACAGACACAAACGGTAACTTTATTTCTGTGTTTTATGCAGATTTTCATCCAAGAAAAGGGAAAAGAAATGGTGCGTGGATGACAAGTTACAAATCACAACAAATTAAAAACGGAATTAACGAAAGACCACAGGTTTCCATTGTTTGTAATTTTACCAAACCCACCGAAACCAAACCGTCTTTATTAACGTTTAACGAGGTTACTACGCTGTTTCACGAATTTGGTCATGCATTACACGGAATGTTAGCAAACACCACCTACAATAGTTTATCTGGAACGTCTGTTTCTTGGGATTTTGTAGAATTACCAAGTCAGGTTTTAGAAAACTGGTGTTTCGAAAAAGAAGCTTTAGAATTGTTTGCAAAACATTATGAAACCGGAGAAGTTATTCCGATGAAATATGTAGAGAAGATTAAAGAATCTGCAAGTTTTCATGAAGGAATGCAAACCTTACGCCAGTTAAGTTTTGGTTTATTAGACATGCAATGGCACGGTAGCGAGTCGCCACAGACAATTACTTCTATAAAAGAGTTTGAGAATAATGCTTTTGCAAACACAAAATTATATCCTGATGTTGCAGAAAACTGTATGAGTACTGCTTTTTCTCATATTTTTCAAGGAGGCTATTCTGCCGGATATTATTCTTACAAATGGGCAGAAGTTTTAGATGCAGATGCTTTTGAATATTTCTTAGAAGAAGGAATTTTTAATAAAGAAGTAGCTACCAAATTTAAAGACAATGTACTTTCTAAAGGTGGAACAGAAAAACCAATGGAATTATACAAACGTTTTAGAGGTAAAGAGCCAAAACCAGATGCTTTATTAAAAAGAGCAGGCTTACTTTAA
- a CDS encoding LamG domain-containing protein, translated as MKCFKSYLLFIFLLVVTVVSAQLPCSAGFNANGTDDFITVPNTDAINVQDTRNRTVEFWFKPSDITTRQVLYEEGAQVNTIIFFIENGRIYVGGYRNNADVVANRRFFRSAIGDVEVGKWSHVALTLEDTASPDLTFKWFLDGVEKDVQDGVQISRHTGDIAIGRNGGNMRYPESLTTNWVSSSVSGSTSETYSGVFTDQLSADYNFNGNISLFRIWNVARTQAQIDTNKSTYLTSGTSLVAYQDGDDIKYQANGTASIAATATANGSGTTYTWSVGSSTDFSNNANWSGTSSDVTKTQKVIINNSTNNPIITATIGVVNIGDLTVDANAEITVESGATLNVFYSLINNGKIVIKDGGSLIYHACNSPIQGLGTVDIQKITPTYSTNKFFSYWSSPVISSDSNIATVFSDASLIYKFDAAAENSDWVATGTSDFNTGIGYAVRNESTGGQLRTFSGKINEGAIEVDIYNTSNLEGTDFDGVVWSTSGDNLVGNPYASAIDWELVISDSDNSEIEGTMYLWDQNSVHIGENRQVDYIEYNATGG; from the coding sequence ATGAAGTGCTTTAAAAGTTATTTATTATTTATTTTTTTATTAGTTGTTACTGTAGTTTCTGCTCAGTTACCTTGTAGTGCTGGTTTTAATGCAAATGGTACAGATGATTTTATAACTGTACCTAATACTGATGCAATTAATGTACAAGATACTAGAAACAGAACGGTAGAGTTTTGGTTTAAACCTTCGGATATTACTACGAGACAAGTACTGTATGAAGAAGGAGCACAAGTAAATACAATTATTTTTTTTATTGAAAACGGTAGGATTTATGTTGGTGGCTATAGAAATAATGCAGATGTTGTGGCAAATAGACGTTTCTTTAGATCTGCTATTGGAGATGTAGAAGTTGGTAAATGGAGTCATGTTGCTTTAACCTTAGAAGACACTGCTAGTCCTGATTTAACTTTTAAATGGTTTTTAGACGGAGTTGAAAAAGATGTACAAGATGGTGTTCAAATAAGCAGACATACTGGAGATATTGCTATTGGTAGAAATGGAGGGAATATGAGGTATCCAGAGAGTTTAACGACAAATTGGGTGTCTAGTTCTGTTAGCGGTTCAACTTCAGAAACTTATAGTGGTGTTTTTACAGATCAGTTGAGTGCAGACTATAATTTTAATGGTAATATTTCTTTATTTAGAATTTGGAATGTAGCGAGAACCCAAGCTCAAATAGATACAAATAAATCTACCTATTTAACATCAGGAACTAGTTTAGTAGCGTATCAAGATGGTGACGATATTAAATATCAAGCAAATGGAACCGCGTCTATAGCAGCAACTGCAACAGCAAACGGAAGTGGTACAACTTATACTTGGTCTGTAGGTTCTTCTACAGATTTTTCTAATAATGCTAATTGGTCTGGTACGTCTTCTGATGTAACAAAAACACAAAAAGTTATCATTAATAATAGTACAAATAATCCAATTATAACTGCTACTATAGGAGTTGTTAATATTGGTGATTTAACAGTAGATGCTAATGCAGAAATTACTGTAGAAAGTGGAGCAACTCTTAATGTGTTTTATTCTTTAATTAATAATGGGAAGATTGTAATTAAAGATGGAGGATCATTAATATATCATGCCTGTAATTCTCCAATACAAGGTTTGGGTACTGTCGATATTCAAAAAATTACTCCAACGTATTCTACTAATAAATTCTTTTCATATTGGAGTTCTCCGGTTATTAGTTCAGATTCTAATATTGCAACCGTTTTTTCAGATGCTTCACTTATTTATAAATTCGATGCTGCTGCTGAAAATTCAGATTGGGTTGCTACAGGTACTTCAGATTTTAATACAGGAATTGGATATGCTGTTCGTAATGAAAGTACTGGAGGACAATTAAGAACTTTTTCTGGTAAAATTAATGAAGGTGCTATAGAAGTAGACATATATAATACGTCTAATTTAGAAGGAACAGATTTTGATGGAGTGGTTTGGTCTACAAGTGGAGATAATTTAGTAGGAAATCCATACGCTTCAGCGATAGATTGGGAGTTGGTTATATCAGATTCAGATAATAGTGAAATTGAGGGAACAATGTATCTTTGGGATCAAAACTCGGTTCATATAGGAGAAAACAGACAAGTAGATTATATAGAATATAATGCAACAGGTGGTTAA
- a CDS encoding T9SS type A sorting domain-containing protein: MIGFVEGATDKFDRLYDAPFDVEKKSMEFYSFVEDVHKATIQGLPVLKEDTKTIKVGFVVDELGDYSIDIQEEQIEEAYYIYLLDTEKGVTVDLKQSEYNFTVDAVGENNTRFKVVYTKNKLKTLSADSYEMDANKFLVYLNERKELIATYNNSVDDIDEVSVFNVQGRKVASFKGEQKMNTSNLSSGVYIVSAKLQDNRSLNRKIVLVD, encoded by the coding sequence TTGATAGGTTTCGTAGAAGGTGCAACAGATAAGTTTGATAGGTTATATGATGCTCCTTTTGATGTAGAGAAGAAATCTATGGAGTTTTACTCGTTTGTAGAAGATGTACACAAAGCAACTATACAAGGTTTACCTGTTTTAAAAGAGGATACTAAAACAATTAAGGTAGGGTTTGTTGTAGATGAGTTAGGTGATTATTCTATAGATATACAAGAAGAACAAATAGAAGAAGCTTATTATATTTATTTATTAGATACAGAAAAAGGAGTTACTGTAGATTTAAAGCAGTCAGAATATAATTTTACTGTTGATGCTGTTGGAGAAAATAATACAAGATTTAAAGTTGTTTACACTAAAAATAAATTAAAAACATTAAGTGCAGATTCATATGAAATGGATGCAAATAAATTTTTGGTATATCTTAATGAAAGAAAAGAATTAATAGCAACATATAATAATAGTGTAGATGATATAGATGAGGTTTCTGTGTTTAATGTTCAGGGAAGAAAAGTAGCATCTTTTAAAGGAGAACAGAAAATGAATACTTCTAATCTATCATCAGGAGTGTATATTGTAAGTGCTAAATTACAAGATAATAGAAGCTTAAATAGAAAAATAGTGCTTGTAGATTAG
- the purE gene encoding 5-(carboxyamino)imidazole ribonucleotide mutase: MVGIIMGSDSDLPIMQEAIDILESFDIKIEVDIVSAHRTPEKLVEYSKNAHKRGIKVIIAGAGGAAHLPGMVASMSPLPIIGVPVKSRNSIDGWDSVLSILQMPGGVPVATVALDGAKNAGILAAQIIGASDELILNKIIAYKEELKLKVNQASERVRK, from the coding sequence ATGGTAGGAATAATAATGGGAAGCGATTCTGATCTTCCAATAATGCAAGAAGCAATAGACATTTTAGAGAGTTTTGATATTAAAATAGAAGTAGATATTGTTTCTGCTCACAGAACTCCAGAAAAACTGGTTGAATACTCTAAAAATGCACACAAAAGAGGTATAAAAGTAATTATTGCTGGAGCCGGTGGTGCAGCACATTTACCAGGAATGGTAGCTTCTATGAGTCCATTACCTATAATTGGAGTTCCTGTAAAGAGTAGAAACTCTATTGATGGTTGGGATTCTGTTTTATCTATTTTGCAAATGCCAGGTGGCGTACCAGTTGCAACTGTTGCTTTAGATGGCGCAAAAAATGCAGGTATTTTAGCGGCTCAAATTATTGGTGCTTCAGACGAGCTTATTTTAAATAAGATAATCGCTTACAAAGAAGAATTAAAATTAAAAGTAAATCAAGCTTCAGAAAGAGTTAGAAAATAA
- a CDS encoding 5-(carboxyamino)imidazole ribonucleotide synthase has product MKNYYSSNFKLGILGGGQLGRMLLAETQKLDIHTSILETNKNAPCAEICNTFVVGDLLDFDAVYNFGKTVDVLTIEIENVNLDALDKLEDEGLTIFPKPKDLRIIQNKARQKNFYVDHEIPTAEFSHFAHSTEIKHSYENNTIDFPFVWKAARFGYDGNGVKIVRNIEDLESLPNVECITEKLIPFKNELAVIVARNAAGAVKTYPVVEMEFHPEANQVEYVICPARIHSTIAEKAREVALKVVSDLDFVGLLAVEMFQTVDDKILVNEVAPRPHNSGHYSIEASYTNQFEQHLRSILNLPLGNTDSKVAGIMVNLVGEEGFSGDVIYENIEEILKIDGVTPHIYGKKETRPFRKMGHVTIVNSDIDIARKVAQEVKETIRVISKNN; this is encoded by the coding sequence GTGAAAAATTATTATTCTTCAAATTTTAAATTAGGCATTCTTGGTGGCGGTCAATTAGGTAGAATGCTTTTAGCAGAAACTCAAAAATTAGACATTCATACTTCTATTTTAGAAACTAATAAAAATGCACCATGTGCAGAAATCTGTAACACGTTTGTGGTTGGAGATTTACTAGATTTTGATGCCGTTTACAACTTTGGTAAAACCGTAGATGTTTTAACCATTGAAATTGAAAATGTAAACTTAGATGCTTTAGACAAACTAGAAGATGAAGGTTTAACCATTTTTCCGAAACCGAAAGATTTACGCATTATTCAAAATAAAGCCAGACAAAAGAATTTTTATGTAGATCATGAAATTCCTACTGCAGAATTTTCTCATTTTGCACATTCCACAGAGATTAAACATTCATATGAAAATAACACGATAGATTTTCCTTTTGTTTGGAAAGCAGCTCGTTTTGGTTATGATGGTAATGGTGTAAAAATTGTTAGAAATATAGAAGATTTAGAATCTTTACCAAATGTTGAGTGTATTACAGAAAAACTGATTCCGTTTAAAAATGAATTGGCAGTAATTGTAGCTAGAAACGCTGCTGGTGCAGTAAAAACCTACCCAGTTGTAGAAATGGAATTTCATCCAGAAGCAAACCAGGTTGAGTATGTTATTTGTCCAGCAAGAATACATAGTACAATAGCAGAAAAAGCAAGAGAAGTTGCCTTAAAAGTAGTAAGTGATTTAGATTTTGTTGGCTTGTTGGCTGTAGAAATGTTTCAAACAGTAGATGATAAAATCTTAGTGAATGAAGTTGCTCCAAGACCCCATAATTCTGGACATTATTCTATAGAAGCGAGTTATACCAATCAATTTGAACAACATTTACGCTCAATATTAAATCTTCCGTTAGGAAATACAGATAGTAAAGTTGCTGGAATTATGGTAAACTTGGTTGGTGAAGAAGGTTTTTCTGGTGATGTAATTTACGAGAATATAGAAGAAATTTTAAAAATTGATGGTGTTACGCCACATATCTACGGAAAAAAAGAAACACGTCCGTTTCGTAAAATGGGACATGTTACTATTGTAAATTCTGACATTGATATTGCTAGAAAAGTAGCACAAGAAGTAAAAGAAACGATTAGAGTGATTAGTAAAAATAATTAA
- the greA gene encoding transcription elongation factor GreA: MSEISYYSAEGLKKLKDELVQLEQVERPRVTTEIADARDKGDLSENAEYHAAKEEQSHLEFKIAKLKNVISSARIIDESQLDTSKVLIHSIVKIKNVANKMEFSYTLVADSETDVRNGKLSVNSPIGKGLLGKEVGDVAEIKVPNGIMKFEIVNISR; encoded by the coding sequence ATGAGCGAGATATCTTATTATTCAGCAGAAGGATTAAAGAAATTGAAAGATGAATTGGTGCAACTAGAACAGGTTGAGCGTCCAAGAGTAACTACAGAAATTGCAGATGCACGAGATAAAGGAGATTTAAGTGAAAATGCAGAATACCATGCTGCAAAAGAAGAACAATCTCACTTAGAATTTAAAATTGCCAAGTTAAAGAATGTTATTTCTAGTGCAAGAATTATAGATGAATCTCAATTAGATACTTCTAAGGTGTTGATTCATTCTATTGTAAAAATAAAAAATGTAGCAAACAAAATGGAATTTTCTTACACGTTGGTGGCAGATTCAGAAACCGATGTTAGAAACGGTAAATTGTCTGTAAACTCTCCAATTGGTAAAGGTTTGTTAGGTAAAGAAGTTGGTGATGTTGCAGAAATTAAAGTACCAAACGGAATTATGAAGTTCGAAATTGTAAATATTTCTAGATAA
- a CDS encoding HIT family protein, whose translation MSIFTKIIEGEIPCYKVAEDDNYIAFLDINPNAKGHTLVVPKKEENKLFDLSKEDYLSLMDFSYRVAKALEKAVSCKRVCTSVIGLEVPHVHVHLVPTNAMEDIQFTKKVKLTNDEFVALAASISSEFE comes from the coding sequence ATGAGCATTTTTACAAAAATAATAGAAGGAGAAATTCCTTGTTACAAAGTAGCAGAAGACGATAATTATATTGCTTTTTTAGATATCAACCCAAATGCCAAAGGGCACACTTTGGTAGTTCCAAAAAAGGAAGAAAACAAATTATTCGATTTGTCTAAAGAAGATTATTTAAGTCTTATGGATTTTTCTTACCGTGTTGCAAAGGCTTTAGAAAAAGCAGTTTCTTGTAAAAGAGTTTGTACAAGTGTAATTGGTTTAGAAGTGCCTCATGTACATGTACATTTAGTACCAACAAATGCAATGGAAGATATTCAGTTTACTAAAAAAGTAAAATTAACAAATGATGAGTTTGTTGCGTTGGCGGCAAGTATTTCATCAGAATTTGAATAG
- a CDS encoding T9SS type A sorting domain-containing protein, with translation MGGYDGNTTSPISIADHWIYTYATGSNGRSGWSHKYKSETISQTDGFTFKGPGAAQNYTFVGTPKDGELTTTINARDSYLVGNPYASAMSSKKFIQDNLDVTNGSLYFWEHVGEESSSNGSEGHNYGGYVGGYAVRNLSGGVAANSVVDNNKSNNGTPTLGSGSYTEPKAFIAIGQGFFIQGDDVLSGPIVFNNSQREYVQEGANSYFFKSENKKSAAKTSLTDTLPIIKLGMSYTNDNNFNLHRQLAISFKDNNSFDFDKGYDTEIYDVGTTDIYWKFPNSDEKYVITGVQSISEELEIPLELVISKDGQVAISIDEWNAINRNVYIKDKLTSTSYLLNDASIVLTLAKGTYTDRFVLAFSETTKSQVLGIEDVILENNVSIYLDNNAKELVIENNSNLELKKVTLFNLLGQKAAEWNTIETNTTQNRLKINTISESIYIVNIATEKGNISKKILVK, from the coding sequence GTGGGGGGTTATGATGGTAATACTACATCACCTATTTCTATAGCAGATCATTGGATATACACATATGCAACAGGATCTAATGGAAGATCTGGTTGGTCTCATAAATACAAAAGTGAAACAATTTCACAAACCGATGGATTTACTTTTAAAGGTCCTGGTGCTGCACAAAATTATACTTTTGTTGGTACTCCTAAAGATGGAGAATTAACAACAACTATTAATGCAAGAGACTCTTATTTAGTAGGAAACCCGTATGCATCTGCAATGAGTAGTAAAAAGTTTATTCAAGATAATTTAGATGTTACGAACGGTAGTTTATATTTTTGGGAACATGTAGGAGAAGAAAGTTCTAGTAATGGTTCTGAAGGACATAATTATGGTGGATACGTTGGTGGATATGCTGTTAGAAACTTATCTGGAGGCGTTGCTGCAAACAGTGTAGTTGACAATAATAAAAGTAATAATGGTACACCTACTTTAGGTAGTGGATCTTATACAGAGCCAAAAGCCTTTATAGCAATCGGTCAAGGTTTTTTTATACAAGGAGATGATGTACTTTCTGGACCTATTGTTTTTAACAACAGCCAAAGGGAATATGTACAAGAAGGAGCAAATTCTTATTTCTTTAAAAGTGAAAATAAAAAATCTGCTGCTAAAACAAGCCTTACAGATACATTACCAATTATTAAATTAGGAATGAGTTATACAAATGATAATAACTTCAATTTACATAGACAATTAGCCATTTCATTTAAAGACAATAACTCTTTTGATTTTGATAAAGGATATGACACAGAAATTTATGATGTAGGAACAACTGATATCTATTGGAAGTTTCCAAACTCTGATGAAAAATATGTAATTACCGGTGTACAAAGTATTTCTGAAGAACTAGAAATCCCTTTAGAGTTGGTTATTTCTAAGGACGGACAAGTAGCAATTAGCATTGATGAATGGAATGCGATTAACAGAAACGTTTATATTAAAGATAAATTAACAAGCACCTCTTATTTACTTAATGATGCAAGTATTGTTTTAACACTTGCAAAAGGAACCTACACAGACCGCTTTGTACTTGCTTTTTCTGAAACTACTAAAAGCCAAGTATTAGGGATAGAAGATGTAATTTTAGAGAACAACGTTTCTATTTACTTAGATAATAACGCCAAAGAATTGGTAATTGAGAACAACAGTAATTTAGAATTAAAAAAGGTAACTTTATTTAATTTATTAGGTCAGAAAGCGGCTGAATGGAATACTATTGAAACCAATACAACCCAAAATAGATTGAAAATTAATACCATTTCTGAATCTATTTATATTGTAAATATTGCTACAGAAAAAGGGAATATTAGTAAAAAGATATTAGTAAAATAA